The following nucleotide sequence is from uncultured Draconibacterium sp..
CAATGTCGGCCACTTTGGGCGGTGCACACTCGGTTACTGTACTTCCTTTTAACGCTATTTACGAAGAAACTACTCCATTCTCGGAGCGTATTGCACGTAACCAGCAGATCCTGTTAAAAGAAGAATCGCATTTCGACAAGATTGCCGATCCTTCAGCAGGTTCGTACTACATTGAAACACTTACTGAAGCCTTAACTGATCAAGCCTGGGAATTGTTCCTTGCTGTTCAGGAAAAAGGAGGTTTTATAGCTGCTTTCAAAGAAGGATTTGTTCAGGCAGAGGTTAAAGCAATGGCGGCTGACCGTGATAAAAAAATCGCTCAGCGTCGTGAAAACCTGTTAGGAACGAACCAGTTCCCTAATTTCACTGAAGAGATGAAAGCTGATTTCGACGGTTCGCTGTTCGAAGCAGTTGACCTGACTGCAGAAGGAGCGGAAGTGGAAACACTGAAACCTTACCGCGGTGCTCAACCATTTGAGACCTTGCGTTACACTACTGATATGTACGCTCGCGAAAACAAACGTCCACTGGCATTTATGCTTACCATTGGTAACCTTACTTTCCGTAAGGCACGTGCACAGTTCGCATGCAACTTCTTTGCAGTTGCCGGTTTCGATGTACAGGATAATAACGGATTCGCAACAGTTGAAGAAGGTGTTGCCGCAGCCAAAGCAGCAGGCGCCGACATTGTTGTGGTTTGTAGTTCGGATGATGAGTATGCTGAAATTGTTCCTGCAGTAGCTGAACAATTGGGTGAAGAAATTTTGGTTGTTGCCGGAGCTCCTGCTTGTGCAGACGAGTTGAAAGCAAAAGGTATCACAAACTTCATTCATGTGAAAAGCAACATTTTGGAAGAGTTAAAAGGTTACCAAGAAAAACTGGGGATATAATTAAACACAAAGACTCGAAGACTCAAAGATGATTTCGAAAACTGAAATAGAAAAGATTGGGAAACAGATTGTGGATGCTGCCTTTGAAGTGCATTCAGAATTAGGACCCGGTTTGCTCGAATCAGTTTATGAAATTTGTTTAGTTGAAGAGTTGAAAGAACGTGGTCTTACTGTTGAGAGGCAGGTTAAATTGCCGGTTGTCTATAAAGACAAGATTCTTCAGAAAGAATTTATCATTGACATATTAGTTGAAAAGTGCGTTATAATTGAGTTGAAAGCTGTTGAAATGTTGTTGCCGGTTCACGAGGTACAAACTCTAACCTACATGAAACTGGCGGACATGAAACTGGGTTATCTAATCAATTTTAATGTACCATTAATCAAACAAGGTATTAAACGAAAAATTAACGGATACTTTTAATCTTCGTGACTTAGTGTCTTCGTGTTAAAACAAAAGAATTATGAAACCGAATTTTAAAAATATAAATATTAAAGCAGCAACCGAGCAGGCGAAAGCATCTGACTGGGCTGCAAAAAATAACATCAAAAAAGACTGGGTAACACCGGAGCAGATTCCTGTTAAACCGGTTTACACCAAAGAAGACCTTGAAGGAATGGAGCACCTGAATTATGCAGCAGGTTTGGCACCTTACCTTCGCGGGCCTTACTCGGCAATGTACGCCATGCGTCCATGGACTATCCGTCAGTACGCT
It contains:
- a CDS encoding GxxExxY protein, translated to MISKTEIEKIGKQIVDAAFEVHSELGPGLLESVYEICLVEELKERGLTVERQVKLPVVYKDKILQKEFIIDILVEKCVIIELKAVEMLLPVHEVQTLTYMKLADMKLGYLINFNVPLIKQGIKRKINGYF